Part of the Candidatus Methylacidiphilales bacterium genome is shown below.
ATTGATGACAGCTCAAAAAAATTCAAAGAGTTAATTAAAAGACTATCCCATAATGATTTTCAAACCAACATGCTCACCGATAGCGATATTGCAAAAACTCATGTGCGCTATATGGTTGGTGGAGTTTCCAAGGTGCCCGAGCGAGTTTACAGATTTGAATTTCCCGAAAAACCCGGCGCCTTACTTAACTTCCTAACTCAGATACATGCCGGGGGTTGGAATATCAGTTTATTCCATTATCGAAATCATGGTTCAGATTATGGCAGAGTGCTCTGTGGTTTTCAGGGGGTTGAAAATAGTAATAAATTTATTCTCTCGTTGGGGAAGCTTAATCTAGAAGCAAAAGATATTACCGATGAATTAAGCTACCAACTTTTTTTAAAATCTGATCATTGATAGTTATTGCAACTGTAGGGGTGAGTATCATATCAAGGGGCACATCATGTTTTTCAGGTGCAATTACCTTTGCCGGTAACACTTGCCAGTCATAACAACAGCCTACAGTAATCGTTGATGCAGTGTTACCTGCTAATGCTCTATCGTAGTACCCATAGCCACTGCCAACTCTATTTCCCAAACAATCAATGGCGATGAGAGGTATAAAAATCACATCTAAGTTAGAAATTGTAATTTTCCTTCCGCTAATTTTTTTACCTGGCTCATAAATCCCAAACTGATTTTTAACCAGCGCTTCACCTACATTCCATTTAAAAAAAACCAAAGACGAGTCAAAGGTAACTGGTAAATAAATCGTTTTGGTAAAATTATATAATGTGGTTAAGGTGTTTAATTCATTTTTAAACGGAACATAGCTTGCGATAGTTTTGGCGTGGGTTAGTATAGAAAGTAAATGACCGGTAACACTGTTCGGCAATAATTGAGCACAATGGTTTTGGTAAGATGGAGTTATTTTATTTCTGATACTTTGAATTTTCTTACGAAGGATTTCTTTTGAGTATGAACTATTCTTCAAAAGATTTTTTTAAGTTCGCAATGGTATTAGTGATGGTGATTCCAAGCTCTTGTTCTTCTGAAACTAACTCTGCTAATAACTCTTTAGTTTTTTGTAAATCAAAAATTTCTTTTGCTAGGGTTAAGCTAATCAGTGGAAATAATTGATTGATAGGAATATTGCCATTTTCGTTTAATTTTTTTGCTTCATTTTCAATGTAGGTTACCAGATCTCGCAAGAGTTCTTGCTCTTCAGGTAAACAACTTACCCTAAGTTCTTGAGAAAGGATTTGAATATTAACTTTTACTTTCTCGGTCATTGGCCGAGCTCACGATATCTGCTAATCATATGATCAATTCTGTCATTGGCTTTTTCTAATTTTCTAAAGAGGATATCGTTTTCGGCATGCAACTCTAAGTTGCGGTCCTTTAATTTTTTTGTTTGCGCACCTAAAAAAATAGCCAAGTCTACTAAACGCTTTATTTCATTTATAAACTTAGTATGTTCTTCTGTGTTCAAGATTTGCGTCTCCTGTTTTTTATTTTATCATATTCGTAATGACAAAATATCATGTAATTTCAATACTTTAGACTTTATTTGTTCAGGAGTTTCTTCGGTGTCAATAGTTAATTCTGCGAGCGCGAGATAGTCAGCAAGGGGTGGCTGGGCTGCGATGGCTTTTTTCGCTAGGGTT
Proteins encoded:
- a CDS encoding 5-formyltetrahydrofolate cyclo-ligase, translating into MKNSSYSKEILRKKIQSIRNKITPSYQNHCAQLLPNSVTGHLLSILTHAKTIASYVPFKNELNTLTTLYNFTKTIYLPVTFDSSLVFFKWNVGEALVKNQFGIYEPGKKISGRKITISNLDVIFIPLIAIDCLGNRVGSGYGYYDRALAGNTASTITVGCCYDWQVLPAKVIAPEKHDVPLDMILTPTVAITINDQILKKVGSLIHR
- a CDS encoding cell division protein ZapA, producing the protein MTEKVKVNIQILSQELRVSCLPEEQELLRDLVTYIENEAKKLNENGNIPINQLFPLISLTLAKEIFDLQKTKELLAELVSEEQELGITITNTIANLKKSFEE